gtgtttaacacgcagcagcgatctggatcctgctgtgacatcgctggtcggagctagaaggccagcactttatttagtcgctggatcaaccactgacatcgctgaatcggcgtgtgtgacgccgattcagcgatgtcttcactggtaaccagggtaaacatcgggttactaagcgcagggccgcgcttagtaacccgatgtttaacctggttatcagtgtaaatgtaaaaaaaaaacaaaaacactacatacttacattccggtgtctgtccctcggcgttctgcttccctgcactgtcagcgccggccagctgtaaagcaagagcacagcggtgacgtcaccgctgtgctttccggccggcgctcagtcagtgcagagaagtacagcgccaggggacagacacggaatgtaagtatgtagtgttttttttttttttacgtttacgctggtaaccagggtaaacatcgggttactaagtgcagtcctgcgcttagtaacccgatgtttaccctggttacccgggacttcgcatagttggtcgctggagagctgtctgtgctctccagcgaccacacagcagtgatcgggatcgttgtctagatcgctgcagcgtcgctaaatgtgaaggtaccttaagaatatatCCAAGCAGCAAACTGCGTCATCTCGATTTGTAGTGTGTGTACTTTGCAGACATCACAGTTttgcagaaggaaaaaaaaatcctccaGTTTTGGGAAAATTAGGTTAAACCTGCAAATCGAGCAGTGTGTAAGTATTCCCTCAATCTACACGAGTAGGCTGCTTTTTGCATGATGCACATTGTGTATATCTTCTGTTCTGTTTGATATCTCCTTCTTACAATAAATAACTTGCATCTGTACTTTTCACAGGTTGCTGTAGACGCACTCGCCGTGAAAATGGCAGACGGCAATTTTGATCCCTGTGAGTGCATTTGCTCCCATGACTATGCAATGCGAAGACTGATAAATCTGGTAAGGATAACACCTGATTCTATAACTCAACCTAAAGGGGTTTTCCATCCATaagaccctatcccaatatgtagtaagtgtaataatattaAGAAATGTGTCCAATTAAATTATTGACATCAGAGGTGTAGGATCGGGGATAAGAGTTGCCTTATGACCGGTTTTCTTCTTCGTACAGTAACTTGTGTAACTGTTTTCATCTCCATATACCCTATTTTCCCGTTTCCCCCCTTTTCTGCAGCTGCGGCAGTCTCAGTCTTACTGCACGGACATAGAGTGCTTACAGGAACGTGAGTATATTTACCGTTCTATTCAGCATCAGGTTTTTCTAGGTGAAATTCCAATTCACATCTGGATTGTTTGGCCTCCGTTGCAGGTTCTCTCATTTTTGCCACAAATAATCTTCACAGAAAGCGATGctattcccccctccccccccagcaaAATGAGATACACGTCGACCAAAGGCAACAGATCACATAAAAATAAAATGCAATGTTTTGTCTTATTACAAGCGTAATTCAAGCCTATGTAACGACATCTCATCTACTGAAGAGCTGCCCATAAGCAGAGCAGCAATTAAAATCCGGCTGTGGTGACGACGTGTCCTCCATAGCCTCTTACTCTGATTCAGGGTACCCAAACCACAAGGGTGGAAACAGCGAGGACTTCAAAAATTTCACATCTTGACAAATTTAGAACATCCTGTTGGAAATATTTTCCCTCGGATGGTTTATTACTTTAATTTAGGATGTTAACCCTGGTAAAGGGGTTGGTCGCCCTCCTAGTTCAGTCCTGAGCCTTGGGTTTGTGCTCTATAAGGAGGGCAGGTGTTGGCCATCCATGTGTCGTCTCTGGAGAGTGAGGACGGTGTTAGTCACACACCGGTATGAGGTATAAAGGTGCGCTCAGGAATTTTCAGTTTCCACCAGAATGAATGGGGAACGAGATGGACTGGTTTCCACTCCTGTTCTGAAATCTCGTGGTGGGAGCTTAGTGACAGCACTGACATACCCGGGAGCTGACTGTAAATGGACGTTTCTTGCGTAGATACAGGAGGGTGGTACCAAGCGATTGGCATAATCTATGAGGCTGTTACTACTTTACCGGGTTTCCTTCATGATGGGCTCCTTCATGGGCTCTGACTGCTTACATGACTGATACAAATACGGCGAGTGACGAAGATGCAGCTCACCGTTGAAATCCGCATCATCACATGCGACCACAGAGAATGAAAGCGAAACGGTTCACGCAAAGCTTAGTCCAGCCAATAGATGAGGAGTCTCTAGAAATAGCCGTTTTTAAAGCTCCATTTCCTGCATCCCCTTTATAAGAAATGTGCACATTTTCTATGTCCTGTTACAGATGTGTGGAGAAGAAACGCCGGCATTCGTTTAGTTTCTGGTAGAAAATACAGCGGAAATACATACAATCTATAAAAATAAGACCTGGCTTGTCTGAAAATATCATGTTTTAATGTGCTCCATATAATCTCTTAACCACTTCACTACCAGGGCATTTCCCCTATTAATGTTGAGCTGGACAACTTTCAGTACAGGCAGGTTTAGAAACTGTGTATTCTCTTTTTATGGGAATTTGcatactttatttttatttatttttttcacaataaagGGAAAATTGTACCAAAAAATGGAAGTtttagaaaaggaaaaaaaaaatgataaagatACTGCAACTGCCCATCCAAACTACAGTGTTCTCCTCGTGCCAAATGTTAAAATGACCGTAACGGAAAAAGGAATCCATTTTCTCTAAAAATCACAATTGTCTCTTTCCCTCATTCCCCTAAATTCTCCGATAATTTCATCTTTACGTTTAGTTGGCAGGAGGCATTAGATTTCTGTCGGCTGAACGATCATTTGGCTGACAAGTTTCTCTCCCAACTCCCCTATAGGCAGGAACGCTCAGTCGGGGGCTCCTGCGTTCTTTACGTGTCACGGCTACAATCCTCTGTTAGCGGCTTGTCTACGCGCTGAACAAAAGGATTGGCGGCTGACCTTTAGAGAACGGAGACCCCCTACACATCAGTCTGCCTAAATCTGCGGGTTTTATCTAATATGTATAGGGGTCTCTAGAGTTGACCTGAGTCTCTTATACTACTATAGCCCATACGGGGTACGTGACGTCCTAAGGTCCATTGATACGATAAGGCTGGTCTGTATATAACTTTAGTCATTCAGCGGTCCTCAAATGGTTAAATGAAACGCTGTAATAGCCATTGTCCTACACGTCTGACAGTATGTGACGAAAGTTACTTTGCTTTTGACAGGTGTGTCCAAGAATGTCTGCACACTGCTGTTTCTATATTaacctttttataaaaaaaagttcaCAACCTATAACCATCAAGGAAAGGGTTATCGGTCCTTGTTTTAAAGGGCGACATTTAAAGTGGTCTAAGGGACATGATGATCAGGTGATTGTTGCCAGCCCCCAGAGCAAATTGCTGAATTCTCCTGGGAcaagccaccggcagccatgcgttAGACATGGAGTAGCAGGGAAGATGCCATATTGCAGGGGGCCTTCAGATGAATGGCAGTCTAAGCACTCATGGGGCTGCTCTCCATTCTGGGTCATAGAAGATGTTTATTATAATCTTTTATGTAACGCCAACGTATTTGATGgatttatttttacatttcaatTGTAAAAATGTATTTCAAGCAATCTTTAATCCatatattaggccggtttcacattagcgttttgaggagctgcgcagggctgcggacttcctccgtgaagccccacccccaGCCGCAACTCCGCCGctaggtccgcctacttctgcatgcggcctgcgtaccgatctttaacattaggtacgcaggtcgtgccgctgtatgcggatgcttctgcatgcgtcgctttgacgatgcggcgaacagcgtaggacgcagcttgtagcaattttttttttttctccgcttcgtcaaaacgacgcatgcggaagcatccgcatacagtggcacgacctgtgtacctaatgtttgataggtacgcaggccgcatgcagaagtaggcggagctagcggcagaggtgcagccgagggtggggcttcatggaggaagtctgcagccctccgcagctcctcaaaacgctagtgtgaaactagccttatccaATTGTTTTATCTTCTCACCAGTACCTGGACCCAGTACTTCTTCCAGTGATGGAGGTGTAAGTATTGCAATGATCGTCATGGCCTGGCTTGTCATCGGTTTTACCTTGTATCTGCTGAGACCCAGAAGTCTCCGAGGATCAAGAGCTACTGGAAAACCCACTACGCCACATAATGTGAGTGCTGGAAACCACTGAGTGTTTTTTGGTTTGTATCATGTTGTAGACCATCTTTAACTATTTTTATACAGAATTCGAAGAAGGGGGAAAAATGCAAATTCCAAACTTCAGGTTGTTTTTGCTCAAATTCTGCAGACTTCCCTACTGAAATCTCTCTGCATTTCTTGCTGGCGCTGCACAGCTTGTCCTGCCATTATCCATTCTGCATTGTGTCTAAATGTTCAGCGCACTCTGCTTACAATTTATAGTAACCGAATTGGGAATACTGCTCTGGCCTATGAGGTTACATATGGGCACGGTAGATATGCTGAAAA
This region of Ranitomeya imitator isolate aRanImi1 chromosome 1, aRanImi1.pri, whole genome shotgun sequence genomic DNA includes:
- the SMIM14 gene encoding small integral membrane protein 14, which produces MADGNFDPCECICSHDYAMRRLINLLRQSQSYCTDIECLQELPGPSTSSSDGGVSIAMIVMAWLVIGFTLYLLRPRSLRGSRATGKPTTPHNDRSHEPPAPPVD